Proteins from one Penicillium digitatum chromosome 2, complete sequence genomic window:
- a CDS encoding DEAD box helicase involved in nonsense mediated decay, putative, with translation MDFTTLSETSVLDITKKYDILKQWPSQPMGKLDASQWSALNRMLTKRLAIIQGPPGTGKTFTSIAALRMMLSNKAPTDPPIIIAAQTNHALDQLIKHISVFEKNYVRLGGRTSDPEIRKRTPYEIRQNDGLLKIEGGLMTPMRKKQNKIAAELDKLLKPLARSNNSRPLEASLFLENGLLSQDQVDSLQETAHIWQQSNTPANTDPLAAWLAGSVREFQSEYAGDFGFIDDDSDLEYEQLKEIEVEHGGHEDDWSSFRTRFFPLSPGLCSSNTARISRATVESLLKENDFYKIHKRYRGAVYEYLRQQLIAILEEHVQRLAQTYQDCSANFQIGRFERDFCILQEAKIIGMTTTGLSKYRGLVSSLKPRVILIEEAAEILEAPFAVACLPSLQHLILVGDHQQLKGQCADYELCGNPFNLDVSMFEQSS, from the exons ATGGACTTCACAACATTGTCTGAAACCTCTGTGCTCGATATCACCAAAAAGTATGACATCCTCAAACAATGGCCCTCGCAGCCAATGGGAAAGCTAGATGCATCCCAATGGTCAGCCCTGAATCGTATGTTGACTAAAAGACTGGCCATCATTCAGGGCCCTCCTGGAACAGGTAAGACCTTTACCTCCATTGCTGCTCTGCGGATGATGCTCTCAAATAAAGCGCCTACGGATCCGCCGATTATAATTGCCGCTCAAACTAACCATGCTCTCGATCAACTGATCAAGCATATCTCGGTGTTTGAGAAAAACTATGTGCGACTAGGTGGAAGAACCTCTGATCCTGAAATCCGTAAGCGCACCCCCTATGAGATCAGGCAAAATGATGGTCTGTTGAAAATTGAGGGGGGCTTGATGACTCCAatgagaaagaaacagaacaAAATCGCGGCTGAGCTTGACAAGCTCCTAAAACCACTTGCGCGATCAAACAACAGCAGGCCTCTTGAAGCATCTCTATTTTTGGAAAATGGTCTTTTGAGCCAAGACCAGGTTGATTCCTTGCAGGAAACTGCACATATATGGCAGCAATCTAACACCCCCGCAAATACCGATCCTTTGGCGGCTTGGCTTGCAGGCAGCGTGAGGGAATTTCAATCCGAATACGCCGGTGACTTCGGGTTCATTGATGATGATAGCGACCTGGAATATGAGCAACtgaaggaaattgaagtcGAACATGGAGGACATGAAGATGATTGGTCATCTTTCAGAACACGGTTTTTCCCATTGTCGCCTGGTCTTTGTAGCTCCAACACTGCCAGAATCTCCCGGGCCACGGTCGAAAGTCTTTTAAAAGAGAATGACTTTTATAAGATTCACAAGAGATATCGCGGTGCCGTTTATGAATACCTGCGTCAGCAGCTGATCGCGATTCTGGAAGAACATGTGCAGCGCCTTGCTCAAACTTACCAAGACTGCTCTGCCAATTTTCAAATTGGTAGGTTTGAACGAGATTTCTGTATTCTACAGGAGGCGAAGATAATTGGCATGACCACCACGGGTCTGAGCAAATATAGAGGATTGGTCTCGAGTTTGAAACCCCGGGTCATCTTGATTGAGGAGGCAGCAGAAATACTTGAAGCCCCATTTGCAGTTGCTTGCCTTCCATCACTTCAGCATCTTATTCTTGTTGGTGATCACCAGCAGCTCAAGGGTCAATGTGCCGACTATGAGCTCTGCGGCAATCCTTTCAACCTCGATGTCTCCATGTTTGAAC AAAGCTCGTAG
- a CDS encoding Helicase required for RNAi-mediated heterochromatin assembly 1: MDIRLRSRSNLLIWKSVNTLTRIYQSTALGNIGKPNQSFRLPKKSSGQTYQETLLLLPPTAFQNLAPLRNAVARVRADPFVKDTPDVSIYEKVFVVGITLARAGLALQIQFSIRRAGKNIAWTYSNRLNTGAVVALTLKNNAFSSKCVITVVACRLLEAIEKDPPEVDLFGFTRRDRG, translated from the exons ATGGATATCCGCCTTAGGAGCAGGTCAAACCTGTTAATCTGGAAATCCGTCAATACTTTGACCCGGATCTACCAATCTACGGCCCTTGGAAACATTGGCAAACCAAACCAGAGCTTCCGTCTGCCGAAGAAGTCCTCGGGACAGACATACCAGGAGACGTTGTTGCTCTTACCCCCAACTGCATTTCAAAACC TTGCACCACTCCGAAATGCTGTGGCCCGAGTTCGCGCTGATCCTTTTGTGAAAGATACTCCAGATGTCTCCATCTACGAGAAG GTCTTCGTTGTCGGTATTACCCTAGCCCGCGCAGGCTTAGCGTTGCAAATCCAATTCTCCATTCGCCGTGCGGGCAAAAATATTGCCTGGACATACTCTAACCGTCTTAATACTGGAGCAGTTGTTGCCTTGACTCTCAAGAATAATGCATTCTCAAGCAAATGTGTTATCACTGTCGTGGCTTGTCGGCTGCTGGAAGCGATTGAGAAAGACCCCCCAGAGGTCGATCTCTTTGGCTTTACCCGACGAGATCGAGGTTGA